Proteins encoded by one window of Mustela erminea isolate mMusErm1 chromosome 7, mMusErm1.Pri, whole genome shotgun sequence:
- the FOXI3 gene encoding forkhead box protein I3, whose amino-acid sequence MLSPARRDQPRSPLAAAAAPHPPTATDMALYCGDNFGVYSQPGLPPPAAAAAQGAPPAARAPYGLADYAAPPAAAAANPYLWLNGPGVGGPPAAAAAAAAAAYLGAPPPPPPPPGGAAGPFLQPPPAAGTFGCAQRAFAQPAPAAPASPAGPAAPGELGWLSMASREDLMKMVRPPYSYSALIAMAIQSAPERKLTLSHIYQFVADSFPFYQRSKAGWQNSIRHNLSLNDCFKKVPRDEDDPGKGNYWTLDPNCEKMFDNGNFRRKRKRRSEASGTSTVAAGTAKSEEGLSSGLGSGVGGKPEGDSPPALLRPPQSPESPEGAKSTASSPGGSLLSSAPCLNTFFSSLSTLSVSSSGSTPRAVPTGRHLGIQGGPLASSSTFPASSVPEAPPDSLPLSNGTSNGSSSQRSSYYSPFPASSGGGQNSPFSSSFYNFSMVNSLIYPREGSEV is encoded by the exons ATGCTCTCGCCCGCGCGGCGAGACCAGCCCCGCTCGCctctcgccgccgccgccgcgccgcaCCCGCCGACGGCCACCGACATGGCTCTCTACTGCGGCGACAACTTCGGCGTCTACTCGCAGCCCGGCCTGCCCCcgcctgccgccgccgccgcccaggGCGCCCCTCCGGCCGCCAGGGCGCCCTACGGGCTGGCAGACTACgccgcgccgcccgccgccgccgccgccaacCCCTACCTGTGGCTCAACGGGCCGGGCGTGGGcggcccgcccgccgccgccgctgccgccgccgccgcggcgtACCTGGGtgccccgccgccgcctcccccgccccccgggggCGCCGCCGGGCCCTTCCTGCAGCCGCCCCCCGCCGCCGGCACCTTCGGCTGCGCGCAGCGGGCCTTCGCTCAGCCCGCGCCCGCCGCGCCCGCCTCGCCCGCGGGGCCCGCCGCGCCCGGGGAGCTGGGCTGGCTGTCCATGGCCAGCCGCGAGGACCTGATGAAGATGGTGCGGCCGCCCTACTCGTACTCGGCGCTCATCGCCATGGCCATTCAGAGCGCGCCCGAGCGCAAGCTCACGCTCAGCCACATCTACCAGTTCGTGGCCGACAGCTTCCCCTTCTACCAGCGCAGCAAGGCCGGCTGGCAGAACTCCATCCGCCACAACCTGTCGCTCAACGACTGCTTCAAGAAGGTACCCCGCGACGAGGACGACCCAG GGAAAGGGAATTACTGGACCCTGGATCCgaactgtgagaaaatgtttGACAATGGGAACTTCCGTCGGAAGCGCAAGCGCCGTTCCGAAGCCAGCGGCACCTCCACGGTGGCCGCAGGGACCGCAAAATCGGAAGAAGGGCTCTCTTCGGGACTGGGGTCAGGCGTGGGTGGGAAGCCCGAAGGAGACAGCCCCCCTGCATTGCTAAGGCCGCCCCAGTCCCCAGAGTCCCCCGAGGGCGCAAAGAGTACTGCCTCCTCCCCGGGAGGGTCCCTGCTCTCCTCCGCCCCTTGCCTCAACACCTTCTTCAGCAGCCTGAGCACCCTGAGCGTCAGCAGCAGTGGGAGCACCCCGCGGGCAGTCCCCACCGGCCGCCACCTAGGGATCCAGGGGGGCCCCCTGGCCTCCAGCAGCACGTTCCCCGCCAGCTCCGTCCCGGAAGCCCCACCAGACAGCTTGCCGCTGAGCAACGGTACCAGCAACGGCAGCAGCAGCCAGAGGTCCTCCTACTACAGCCCCTTCCCTGCCAGCAGCGGTGGGGGTCAGAACAGCCCGTTCAGCAGCTCCTTCTACAACTTCAGCATGGTCAACAGCCTCATCTACCCCCGTGAGGGCTCCGAGGTCTAG